The following proteins come from a genomic window of Marispirochaeta sp.:
- a CDS encoding transaldolase family protein, translating into MNDTYFHQVQSKTPTRFWVNNPTPNEAMMAIAAGAEYCTTNPTYASKMLKNSETMGACREIMKEILQKEPDDSLVVSQLQSRIVKKIMDAFLPVYEKSNGTRGWVSIQGDPEKEDDPSDILREAESNLNLSKNYIAKVPVTKSGISAIAELSQNDVPVIATEVMSIAQAVQISEIYTDIVVKRRNPAPMYVTHITGIFDQHLAEWKKNTGAEVSDEILWYAGILAGRKLYSIIKEREYPVVILGGGARGLHHFTEFVGADMHITINWKGTADKLIKDNPPVENRFDVPIKESITRELLEKVPVFKAAWEENGLRDDEYSDFPPVVLFRNMFLDGWRGAKDAVREARNEGKKS; encoded by the coding sequence CGACCCCGAATGAAGCAATGATGGCGATAGCTGCAGGGGCTGAATATTGTACAACAAATCCAACGTATGCAAGCAAGATGCTGAAAAATAGTGAGACCATGGGAGCTTGCAGGGAAATTATGAAGGAGATTCTGCAGAAGGAGCCGGATGACTCTTTGGTGGTTTCTCAGCTCCAGTCCAGGATTGTAAAGAAAATAATGGATGCTTTTCTGCCAGTCTATGAGAAATCAAATGGCACGCGGGGATGGGTATCAATCCAGGGGGATCCGGAAAAGGAAGACGATCCGTCTGATATTCTTCGTGAAGCAGAAAGTAATTTAAATCTGTCAAAGAATTATATTGCTAAAGTTCCAGTAACGAAAAGCGGGATTTCCGCTATTGCCGAGCTGTCCCAAAATGATGTACCGGTTATCGCTACGGAAGTTATGTCTATTGCCCAGGCGGTCCAGATATCTGAAATCTATACTGACATCGTAGTAAAACGAAGAAATCCTGCCCCTATGTATGTAACTCACATAACCGGTATCTTTGACCAGCACCTTGCAGAGTGGAAAAAGAATACAGGAGCAGAAGTCAGCGATGAAATCCTATGGTATGCGGGTATTCTTGCAGGAAGAAAGCTGTATTCAATCATCAAGGAACGGGAGTATCCAGTCGTTATTCTTGGCGGCGGTGCGCGGGGGCTTCACCATTTTACTGAATTTGTTGGTGCGGATATGCATATTACAATTAACTGGAAAGGAACTGCGGACAAACTGATCAAAGACAATCCTCCGGTAGAAAATCGTTTCGACGTTCCAATAAAAGAGTCAATAACACGGGAACTACTGGAGAAAGTCCCAGTTTTTAAGGCAGCATGGGAAGAAAATGGTTTGCGCGATGATGAGTACAGTGATTTTCCTCCCGTTGTTTTGTTCAGGAACATGTTTCTTGACGGATGGAGAGGGGCGAAAGATGCGGTCCGGGAGGCGAGGAATGAAGGCAAAAAGAGTTAA
- a CDS encoding cupin domain-containing protein — protein MKAKRVNSIADVVPVELRPGIMRKTLVYDADHMLCHFHLDKGAVLELHSHEAAQIGYVVSGRVEFFKEDGSSVIVTDGGAYYFSSWEKHGSKVLEDTDFVEFFSPGRPEYIDD, from the coding sequence ATGAAGGCAAAAAGAGTTAACAGCATAGCTGATGTAGTTCCCGTGGAGTTGAGGCCGGGGATTATGCGAAAAACCCTGGTGTATGATGCTGATCATATGCTGTGTCATTTTCATCTTGATAAAGGGGCTGTCCTGGAGTTGCATTCCCATGAAGCTGCACAAATAGGTTATGTGGTATCCGGAAGGGTAGAATTCTTCAAAGAAGATGGTTCCTCGGTCATCGTAACAGACGGAGGTGCATACTATTTTTCTTCATGGGAAAAGCATGGTTCCAAGGTGCTGGAGGATACCGATTTTGTTGAGTTTTTTTCACCCGGCAGGCCTGAGTACATTGATGACTGA